A window of Pleuronectes platessa chromosome 20, fPlePla1.1, whole genome shotgun sequence genomic DNA:
TCTTCAATATCTGTTTAAAAACGTTCGGTGCTTTTTGTATATTGAGTCAAACAGCGTCACTTCTATCAGGGAGTGAATGTACCAAATTGACCTTGTATAACATGAATGGATTTAGATGCTGTAAGTTACTGAATAAATCAGTCAAAGCAAAGTTTCAAGATGTGATGAGTTCATGGGGATGTTCCAGACTATGAAGCATCATCTGTAGTACTCCGCAAAGGACTGCTTTTGAATGAAGTAGCGGTGAGGGGGGGCCTTCAGCCAGTCCGCGTCTGAGTAGACGTGGAAGGGGCGCAGAGTGACTCGAGAGAACGGCAGAGAGATGAAATGGGGAAAGTGCTTGAGGAAGGGTCGGTTTCGCAGCGGAGGAAGAGTTACTCCTGTGGGACAAGAATCCATTGGGTGTTAAAAACACTCATTTTAAACAGTCATACTGTGTTATTGAAGCAGTTGTCTGTGAGATGTTACCTGGTGGCCCGCGTATCCTGGACATACTGTTCGTCTCTCCAAGACGAAAGATCGGGGAAGAACCGCTAAACAAGCAGACAAGgaaaattaaagaaatgtgtggaaaaataacaaacaggaaACTATGACACAGCACGTGACCTACCAGTCATGTAGGGGCAGGAGTACAGTGTTGTTGGGACCAGCAGGTGCAACACATAGAGCCtttctgttctcctcctctttttggATGGAGCAGAAATAGTTCAGCACATCCACCACGCTGAAGGATGGCGGCTGCTGCTTTGCCGAACCCTTGAAGTTCAGATACCTGTTGTGTTCCTGGCGGCATGGAAAGAGAGCGGGGCAGCAGTTAATCACTTAAAGTAGCGGGTAAGTCAGCAACACTGAGACAGGCTCTCATGTATTCCTATTTAGAGGGGTGGAGGTCACAGTAAAGGACAGGAAGCAAGTGGAGAGCCTCTTCACCGAGGGAGAGCCTCTCCGTTTTCAAACACCTGTTCTTTCCTTTCTGTCACGTTCAAAAATACTCGAATGGATGCTGATAATGATCAGGGGAACTTTATAAAACATGTCTTTATTACTTCGAATTTTGTGGTCCATGACTGAAGCCACCCGTCAACTCTGTCATGGAGGCTTTTCCAGACGTTGGACTGGTCCCGTAGCTCCAAGTCCCAGCTCTCCAGCTCAGGCCACAGCCACTGCTCAGCCTCGTCTACACCCAATGCAGTCAACACGCGCACCACTGTCTCCCTGTTGACACAACAAGAGCATACAGCAGAATGTCATGCTCCACCCTGAATGACCTAACCCTCTGAAAAAAGGCGTGCactgctttatttttatttaaacatcccTGGACTCACCCTAGAACCAGTTTTTTAAAGGCCAGAAGAGTGAGAAGCTTTTTCATGAGGTCACAACTGGCAGGTTTAAGATGCACCAACAGATTCAGCATTTCCTCCAGCACGGTCCGTTCCAAAGGTGACTGAAACGCATTCAAAGATTTGGTCACAACCTCCTTAAAGCAGTGATAGGGCAGATCTTGGACATGCAGTACCATATGTGGTCTGGCAAATGCAGGCAATAAGTCCACGAGGCCTTGGTAGAGCTTGTCGGTGTTCTGCAGGAGGCCCTGGCTGTGGAGGCTCTGCAGTGCTACAACAATCTTCAGTTTGGATGGAGTGCTGCAGGTGGTCAGGGAGCCCAGCAGCTTCAAGGAGAAGTCCTCTGGAGACAGGGTGCTTGGGATACTctgcacacagacatacactcaACCAATCAAGACAGGAACCTGGACCAAATCAACATTGTGCATCACAGATATCACTGTAATACTCATTGTACCATCTTATCAGGGAATACGTCTCTGAACCAGCTAGAATCTGCAAACTGTTTGAG
This region includes:
- the wdr97 gene encoding WD repeat-containing protein 97 encodes the protein MKFKPLPERVTPKKEEPPDIISPPEQPKPQTPPPPPPRPRTPRPLTPRLLTPRPRTPTPPPPREPTPEVPAFLKQFADSSWFRDVFPDKMSIPSTLSPEDFSLKLLGSLTTCSTPSKLKIVVALQSLHSQGLLQNTDKLYQGLVDLLPAFARPHMSPLERTVLEEMLNLLVHLKPASCDLMKKLLTLLAFKKLVLGETVVRVLTALGVDEAEQWLWPELESWDLELRDQSNVWKSLHDRVDGWLQSWTTKFEEHNRYLNFKGSAKQQPPSFSVVDVLNYFCSIQKEEENRKALCVAPAGPNNTVLLPLHDCGSSPIFRLGETNSMSRIRGPPGVTLPPLRNRPFLKHFPHFISLPFSRVTLRPFHVYSDADWLKAPPHRYFIQKQSFAEYYR